In one window of Deinococcus aquiradiocola DNA:
- a CDS encoding ABC transporter ATP-binding protein: protein MTPLLTVRDLQAFYGQSHVLHGVNLDVQQGEVVSLIGRNGAGKTTTLKRIMGVLPPPRGHNGGSVTLDGQDITRLNSNAVARRGVAWVPEERAILGNLSVRENLELPPLRPGGWDLNRAYDAFPVLRERAHHPGTKLSGGEQQMLAMLRVLRGAPRLLLLDEPSEGLAPVIVQAIGRMLDDLKAQGLAIVLVEQNLSFAARLADRHYVMVDGRIVDEVPREQVRERRRDLLHHLSV, encoded by the coding sequence ATGACGCCGCTCCTGACCGTCCGCGACCTGCAGGCCTTCTACGGCCAGTCGCACGTCCTGCACGGCGTGAACCTCGACGTGCAGCAGGGCGAGGTCGTGTCCCTCATCGGCCGCAACGGCGCGGGCAAGACCACCACCCTCAAACGCATCATGGGCGTCCTTCCGCCCCCGCGCGGTCACAACGGCGGCAGCGTCACCCTGGACGGCCAGGACATCACGCGCCTGAACAGCAACGCCGTCGCCCGGCGCGGCGTGGCGTGGGTGCCGGAAGAACGCGCCATCCTCGGGAACCTGTCGGTCCGCGAGAACCTCGAACTGCCGCCCCTGCGACCGGGCGGCTGGGACCTGAACCGCGCGTACGACGCCTTCCCGGTCCTGCGGGAACGCGCGCACCACCCCGGCACCAAACTCTCCGGCGGGGAACAGCAGATGCTCGCCATGCTGCGCGTCCTGCGCGGCGCGCCCCGCCTGCTGCTGCTCGACGAGCCGTCCGAGGGCCTCGCGCCCGTGATCGTGCAGGCCATCGGCCGGATGCTCGACGACCTCAAGGCGCAGGGCCTCGCCATCGTGCTCGTCGAGCAGAACCTCAGCTTCGCGGCGCGCCTCGCCGACCGGCACTACGTGATGGTGGACGGCCGCATCGTGGACGAAGTCCCGCGCGAGCAAGTCCGCGAACGACGACGGGACCTGCTGCACCACCTCAGCGTGTAG
- a CDS encoding ABC transporter ATP-binding protein: protein MTPALQAVHLCKEFRGFRATNDVTLDIREGEIHAVIGPNGAGKTTLFNLLSGFLKPTSGEVRLFGERVDTLSPQHLVRRGLSRSFQISSVFGSMTVRDNLAVALQAPTALPHRFWISDRALQRFDPRIDEIVAQVGLQDVQHRLAADLSHGEKRGLEIGLSLTQEPRVLLLDEPTSGMGSEGIERVIALVRRVAAGRTVVMVEHNMSVVAQLADRITVLQYGQVIASGPYEQVRQDPAVIAAYLGHEEDIFAEDGSEADIAPGHGSRA from the coding sequence TTGACCCCGGCACTCCAGGCCGTTCACCTCTGCAAGGAATTCCGCGGCTTCCGCGCCACCAACGACGTCACCCTCGACATCCGCGAAGGTGAGATCCACGCCGTCATCGGACCGAACGGCGCGGGCAAGACCACCCTCTTCAACCTGCTGTCCGGCTTCCTGAAACCCACCTCCGGCGAGGTCCGCCTGTTCGGCGAACGCGTCGACACGCTCTCCCCGCAGCACCTCGTGCGGCGCGGCCTGTCCCGCTCCTTCCAGATCTCCAGCGTGTTCGGCAGCATGACCGTCCGCGACAACCTCGCCGTGGCCCTGCAGGCCCCCACCGCCCTCCCGCACCGCTTCTGGATCAGCGACCGCGCCCTGCAGCGCTTCGACCCCCGCATCGACGAGATCGTGGCACAGGTGGGCCTGCAGGACGTGCAGCACCGCCTCGCGGCGGACCTGTCGCACGGCGAGAAACGCGGCCTGGAGATCGGCCTGTCCCTCACGCAGGAGCCGCGCGTGCTGCTGCTCGACGAACCCACCTCCGGCATGGGCTCCGAAGGCATCGAGCGCGTCATCGCGCTCGTGCGGCGCGTCGCGGCCGGACGCACGGTCGTCATGGTGGAACACAACATGAGCGTCGTCGCGCAGCTCGCCGACCGCATCACCGTCCTGCAGTACGGCCAGGTCATCGCGAGCGGCCCCTACGAACAGGTGCGGCAGGACCCCGCCGTGATCGCCGCGTACCTCGGACACGAGGAAGACATCTTCGCCGAGGACGGCAGCGAGGCCGACATCGCCCCCGGCCACGGAAGCCGCGCATGA
- a CDS encoding acyl-CoA dehydrogenase family protein, with product MLDYFQARSLLGGDEQLVMDSVRSYVDAQLMPHIARWWDDADLPVRDVMKGLGAQGLLGPTIPEEYGGSGASYSSYGAMMYELERCDSGLRSAASVQGSLVMHPIYTYGSEEQKREYLPGLASGELVGCFGLTEPDGGSDPGAMRTRARRDGDDYVLNGNKMWITNSPEADLAVVWAKLQGEDGRDAVRGFIVTRGTRGFSTPKIGRKMSLRASVTGEIVLEDCRVPASSMLPGVAGLKGPLGCLTSARYGIAWGAMGALEAVYAATLEYTTGRSTFGKPIAARQLVQDKLVRMLTDHTTGLLLAVQLGQLKDSGRMTFGQVSLAKRNNVRVALQGARLARELHGGNGITTEYPVIRHMLNLETVDTYEGTHDIHTLIVGRDITGLGALE from the coding sequence ATGCTCGATTACTTCCAGGCCCGCAGTCTCCTCGGCGGAGACGAACAACTCGTGATGGACAGTGTTCGCAGCTACGTGGACGCGCAGCTCATGCCGCACATCGCCCGGTGGTGGGACGACGCCGACCTCCCGGTCCGCGACGTGATGAAGGGCCTGGGCGCGCAGGGCCTGCTCGGCCCGACCATTCCCGAGGAGTACGGCGGGTCGGGCGCCAGCTACAGCAGCTACGGCGCCATGATGTACGAACTGGAACGCTGCGACAGCGGCCTGCGCAGCGCCGCGAGCGTGCAGGGCAGCCTCGTCATGCACCCCATCTACACGTACGGCAGCGAGGAGCAGAAACGCGAGTACCTGCCGGGCCTCGCGAGCGGCGAACTCGTCGGCTGCTTCGGCCTGACCGAACCGGACGGCGGCAGCGACCCCGGTGCCATGCGGACCCGCGCCCGCCGCGACGGTGACGACTACGTCCTGAACGGCAACAAGATGTGGATCACGAACAGCCCCGAGGCGGACCTGGCGGTCGTGTGGGCCAAACTGCAGGGCGAGGACGGCAGGGACGCCGTGCGCGGCTTCATCGTGACGCGCGGCACGAGGGGCTTCAGCACCCCCAAGATCGGGCGCAAGATGAGCCTGCGCGCCAGCGTGACGGGCGAGATCGTGCTGGAGGACTGCCGCGTTCCGGCGAGCAGCATGCTGCCGGGCGTGGCGGGCCTCAAGGGGCCGCTCGGCTGCCTCACCAGCGCCCGCTACGGGATCGCGTGGGGCGCGATGGGCGCGCTGGAAGCTGTGTACGCGGCGACGCTGGAGTACACCACGGGCCGCAGCACCTTCGGCAAGCCCATCGCGGCGCGGCAGCTGGTGCAGGACAAACTGGTGCGGATGCTGACGGACCACACGACGGGCCTGCTGCTGGCCGTGCAGCTCGGACAGCTGAAGGATTCGGGCCGCATGACCTTCGGGCAGGTGAGCCTCGCCAAGCGCAACAACGTGCGCGTGGCGCTGCAGGGCGCGCGGCTCGCGCGGGAACTGCACGGCGGGAACGGCATCACCACCGAGTACCCCGTCATCCGGCACATGCTGAACCTGGAGACGGTGGACACCTACGAGGGCACGCACGACATCCACACGCTGATCGTCGGGCGCGACATCACGGGCCTCGGCGCGCTCGAATGA
- a CDS encoding MFS transporter — protein MAWVGMLVTLVSVACARLAFGLVLPQMRAGLHLSYAQAGTLGTLTALGYLLMLIPAGQLARRWSARGSVLIGLTLNTLGFVGLWGVQSLGPLRLLMVLLGLGTALVFTPLVSLLTAWFPARRGTVIGLASSGVGVGLLLTGVLLPRLTHAYGPGSWRLMWAAFALLGVLVLALAAAVLREAPRAGGRPERVPGASLRVYRSAGVLRVGGAYGLGGLAYSVQTLFMLSFTLQSGVSPAVAGTLVAVHGLLSVFAGVGWGWLSDRLGRGPAMMLAGTLTLVAMTAPLAWPHPAAFALHWVLLGLTISGYFTLLQAAGTEEVPHADAPLALSAITVFFAVGQFVGPSVAGLLVEHGGFRAAFALSAAAVLVSLALTVWRYRAGRRDRQAVPDGA, from the coding sequence ATGGCGTGGGTGGGGATGCTCGTCACGCTGGTGTCGGTGGCGTGCGCGCGGCTGGCGTTCGGGCTGGTGCTGCCGCAGATGCGTGCGGGCCTGCACCTGTCGTACGCGCAGGCGGGCACGCTCGGCACGCTGACGGCCCTGGGCTACCTGCTGATGCTCATTCCGGCCGGGCAGCTCGCGCGGCGCTGGAGTGCGCGCGGCAGCGTCCTGATCGGCCTGACCCTCAACACCCTGGGGTTCGTGGGGCTGTGGGGGGTGCAGTCGCTCGGGCCGCTGCGGCTGCTGATGGTGCTGCTGGGCTTGGGGACGGCGCTGGTGTTCACGCCGCTGGTGTCGCTGCTGACCGCGTGGTTCCCGGCGCGGCGCGGGACCGTGATCGGGCTCGCGTCCAGCGGCGTCGGGGTGGGACTGCTGCTGACGGGCGTACTGCTGCCGCGCCTGACGCACGCGTACGGGCCGGGCAGCTGGCGACTGATGTGGGCGGCCTTCGCGCTGCTGGGCGTGCTGGTGCTGGCGCTCGCGGCGGCCGTGCTGCGCGAGGCGCCCCGCGCGGGCGGACGGCCGGAACGCGTGCCGGGCGCGAGCCTGCGCGTGTACCGTTCGGCGGGCGTGCTGCGGGTGGGCGGCGCGTACGGGCTGGGCGGGCTGGCGTACAGCGTGCAGACGCTGTTCATGCTGAGCTTCACGCTGCAGTCCGGCGTCTCCCCTGCCGTGGCGGGCACGCTGGTCGCCGTGCACGGCCTGCTGAGCGTGTTCGCGGGCGTCGGGTGGGGGTGGCTGTCGGACCGGCTCGGGCGCGGCCCGGCCATGATGCTGGCGGGCACGCTCACGCTGGTCGCCATGACGGCGCCGCTCGCGTGGCCTCACCCGGCGGCGTTCGCGCTGCACTGGGTGCTGCTGGGCCTGACGATCTCCGGGTACTTCACGCTGCTGCAGGCGGCCGGGACGGAGGAGGTGCCGCACGCGGACGCGCCGCTCGCGCTGAGCGCCATCACGGTGTTCTTCGCGGTGGGTCAGTTCGTGGGGCCGAGCGTGGCGGGCCTGCTCGTGGAGCACGGCGGGTTCCGGGCGGCGTTCGCGCTGAGTGCGGCGGCCGTGCTGGTGTCGCTCGCGCTGACGGTGTGGCGGTACCGGGCGGGCCGCCGTGACCGGCAGGCCGTGCCGGACGGTGCCTGA
- a CDS encoding IMPACT family protein, whose amino-acid sequence MTPDPFTTLEATPGAPWRADTVTQGSEFIALAARTDTPEEALDWVRSLRAERPDATHVCWAYVIGTAYRFSDDGEPGGTAGQPILRALQGQGVDHVTVAVVRYYGGIKLGTGGLARAYGNLAAECVRTARRHLVRPRVTVTASVPFADVSTLYHLLTQHDTERGEETYTATGLTLTLHLYPEDTGTFRAALRDATRGNGELSEA is encoded by the coding sequence ATGACGCCGGACCCCTTCACGACGCTCGAGGCCACGCCCGGCGCCCCCTGGCGCGCCGACACCGTGACCCAGGGCAGCGAATTCATCGCCCTCGCCGCCCGCACCGACACCCCCGAAGAGGCGCTGGACTGGGTGCGTTCGCTCCGCGCCGAACGTCCGGACGCCACGCACGTCTGCTGGGCCTACGTCATCGGGACCGCGTACCGCTTCAGCGACGACGGCGAACCCGGCGGCACCGCCGGACAACCCATCCTGCGCGCCCTGCAGGGCCAGGGCGTGGACCACGTCACGGTCGCCGTCGTCCGCTACTACGGCGGCATCAAACTCGGCACGGGCGGCCTCGCCCGCGCGTACGGCAACCTCGCCGCCGAATGCGTCCGCACCGCCCGGCGACACCTCGTGCGGCCCCGCGTGACCGTCACGGCCAGCGTGCCCTTCGCGGACGTCAGCACCCTGTACCACCTGCTCACCCAGCACGACACCGAACGCGGCGAGGAGACGTACACCGCCACCGGCCTCACCCTCACCCTGCACCTGTACCCCGAGGACACCGGCACCTTCCGGGCCGCGCTGCGCGACGCCACACGCGGCAACGGCGAACTCAGCGAAGCCTGA
- a CDS encoding TetR/AcrR family transcriptional regulator yields MASSSVHVRNTDLTRQQLLTAAADLLLAGGVNRLTLDAVAARAGVSKGGLLHHYASKDALLLGLADRLVQRFRDDLQVWLDRETPGTPGRWARAYVHATFAPGQDAHDEAVFLALAGAVAAQPTLNAHLRTLMTFVDEDSLQDGLPPARATALRLACDGLWLSDLAGLPPIRDAHRADLYAQLLAWTQP; encoded by the coding sequence ATGGCTTCCAGTTCCGTCCACGTCCGCAACACCGACCTCACCCGGCAGCAGCTGCTCACGGCCGCCGCCGACCTGCTCCTGGCGGGCGGCGTGAACCGCCTCACGCTGGACGCCGTCGCCGCCCGCGCAGGTGTCAGCAAGGGCGGCCTGCTGCACCACTACGCCAGCAAGGACGCGCTGCTCCTCGGGCTCGCCGACCGGCTCGTGCAGCGCTTCCGGGACGACCTGCAGGTGTGGCTGGACCGCGAGACGCCCGGCACGCCCGGCCGCTGGGCACGCGCGTACGTTCACGCGACCTTCGCGCCCGGTCAGGACGCGCACGACGAGGCGGTGTTCCTGGCGCTCGCCGGGGCTGTCGCCGCGCAGCCCACCCTGAACGCGCACCTGCGGACCCTGATGACCTTCGTGGACGAGGACAGCCTGCAGGACGGCCTGCCGCCCGCCCGCGCCACCGCCCTGCGCCTCGCGTGCGACGGCCTGTGGCTCAGCGACCTCGCGGGCCTCCCGCCCATCCGGGACGCGCACCGCGCCGACCTGTACGCCCAGCTGCTCGCGTGGACGCAGCCGTGA
- a CDS encoding MFS transporter produces the protein MTAPLPHERWKPRFYTVFGGQALSLIGSALTQFVLIWWITQQTGSASALSVAGIMALLPQALLGPLGGTLADRYSRRVIMILTDAVSAACMLVLIALFATGRVQLWHIYTMMFVRSSMQAFQSPAAQASTAMLVPGSWLPRAAGLNQSLQGIMTVAAAPLGALALSVLPLQGALLIDVFTALLGIVPLFFWRIPQGRLEVQQSVWQDFREGLSLVTGSPALTRLYLLIAAVVLVIMPTFTLTPLLVKQHFGLGVNSVALMEGLSGVGMIAGGLLAAVIRWRSRIAAVLIAFAVSCGTVALTALAPPHLFWLAVVWWVVSGVTFSLGSAPQTALLQSIVPNHLQGRALSLLGTLTGLAGPVGLALAAPLGERIGTQGIFAWGGFLAAAVCLLGFASPALMRIETPGAVPEGTGRRDRVH, from the coding sequence GTGACCGCGCCCCTCCCGCACGAGCGGTGGAAGCCGCGCTTCTACACGGTGTTCGGCGGTCAGGCCCTGTCCCTGATCGGGTCGGCCCTCACGCAGTTCGTGCTGATCTGGTGGATCACGCAGCAGACCGGGTCGGCCAGCGCACTCAGCGTGGCGGGCATCATGGCGCTGCTCCCGCAGGCCCTGCTGGGACCGCTGGGCGGCACGCTCGCCGACCGCTACAGCCGCCGCGTCATCATGATCCTGACGGACGCCGTGAGCGCCGCGTGCATGCTGGTCCTCATCGCGCTGTTCGCGACGGGCCGTGTGCAGCTGTGGCACATCTACACCATGATGTTCGTGCGCTCCAGCATGCAGGCCTTCCAGAGTCCGGCCGCGCAGGCGAGCACCGCCATGCTCGTGCCCGGCAGCTGGCTGCCGCGCGCCGCCGGGCTCAACCAGTCGCTGCAGGGCATCATGACGGTCGCCGCCGCGCCGCTCGGGGCACTCGCCCTGAGTGTCCTGCCGCTGCAGGGCGCCCTCCTGATCGACGTGTTCACCGCGCTGCTCGGCATCGTGCCGCTGTTCTTCTGGCGCATTCCGCAGGGCCGCCTGGAGGTGCAGCAGAGCGTGTGGCAGGACTTCCGGGAGGGCCTGAGCCTCGTGACGGGCTCGCCCGCCCTGACGCGGCTGTACCTGCTGATCGCGGCCGTGGTGCTGGTGATCATGCCGACCTTCACGCTCACGCCGCTGCTCGTGAAGCAGCACTTCGGGCTGGGCGTGAACAGCGTCGCGCTGATGGAGGGCCTGTCGGGCGTCGGGATGATCGCGGGTGGCCTGCTGGCCGCCGTGATCCGGTGGCGCAGCCGCATCGCGGCGGTCCTGATCGCGTTCGCGGTGTCGTGCGGGACGGTCGCGCTGACGGCCCTGGCCCCGCCGCACCTGTTCTGGCTGGCGGTGGTGTGGTGGGTGGTGAGCGGCGTGACGTTCAGTCTCGGCAGCGCCCCGCAGACGGCCCTGCTGCAGAGCATCGTCCCGAACCACCTACAGGGCCGGGCCCTGTCGCTGCTCGGCACGCTGACGGGCCTGGCGGGGCCGGTGGGGCTGGCGCTCGCCGCGCCGCTCGGGGAGCGGATCGGGACGCAGGGCATCTTCGCGTGGGGCGGGTTCCTCGCGGCGGCCGTGTGCCTGCTGGGCTTCGCGTCGCCCGCCCTGATGCGCATCGAGACGCCGGGCGCCGTGCCGGAAGGGACGGGCCGCCGCGACCGCGTGCACTGA
- a CDS encoding NUDIX domain-containing protein: MPDPTDRPAHPNWPTLVPDEQQPWETLGSETVSGPPHVLHRDHVLTGSGTRLTYLYRPRGPRAVFVLPITPAGEAVLIRQYRYPLRAWITEVVAGGMEPGEDVLDSAARELQEEVGGTAREWIALPAFYPQPSVSGVAFYPLLALGVTLGDAHPEPDELIERLVLPLPEVYRRLLAGEILQGPGALTLFHARRHLVERGLLPA; the protein is encoded by the coding sequence GTGCCCGACCCCACCGACCGCCCCGCCCACCCCAACTGGCCCACCCTCGTCCCCGACGAACAGCAGCCCTGGGAAACGCTCGGCAGCGAGACCGTGTCCGGCCCCCCGCACGTCCTGCACCGCGATCATGTCCTCACCGGCAGCGGCACGCGCCTCACGTACCTGTACCGGCCGCGCGGCCCGCGCGCCGTGTTCGTGCTGCCCATCACCCCGGCCGGAGAGGCCGTCCTCATCCGCCAGTACCGCTACCCGCTGCGCGCCTGGATCACCGAGGTGGTCGCGGGCGGCATGGAGCCCGGCGAGGACGTGCTGGACAGTGCCGCCCGCGAACTGCAGGAGGAGGTGGGCGGCACGGCCCGCGAATGGATCGCGCTGCCTGCCTTCTACCCGCAGCCCAGCGTGAGCGGTGTCGCCTTCTACCCGCTGCTGGCCCTCGGCGTGACGCTCGGCGACGCTCACCCCGAACCGGACGAACTGATCGAACGGCTGGTGCTGCCTCTCCCTGAGGTGTACCGCAGGCTCCTCGCGGGCGAGATCCTGCAGGGGCCGGGCGCCCTCACCCTCTTCCACGCGCGGCGGCACCTCGTGGAACGCGGCCTTCTGCCCGCCTGA
- a CDS encoding N-acetylmuramoyl-L-alanine amidase family protein, with amino-acid sequence MASLPASRDASSGLRSCTLALLTALTFGSGAHAAAPDPFLRSGPVAQPPTLSGPATPGSAAPAPAPVTTAAPVLAGPPVQAFGVPRFSSTGGNTRVVFDLPAGLRYSLTPTFSGLRLDVNAQPGVRVQAQHVPAPGAAVSDYSLTLGSDGSSQLLLQTPFPLGSTQGWTASETTIATGGRVLILNFGAALGGGAEPSVRGTVLAVAPPAMPGSPSATAGAPVPTADQLPPGDTASALGSNALPTPTPALPGSSDSSRLTSGTVPGTPAGPATLGAPRIGKNPGLTRVVLELPPAATFRVTPLPLGLRIDLSGVSAGQLTSAPNLTPEVRGWSVAPNLTGASLTLLTSSPITLRSGWRDVLLPPADGSQLARLAIDVSPALADTSPLGPLALAPLRSARPAMLAFSGTPNRPRVVLDPGHGGSDPGAIGQIVEKEVTLDVARRVRADLAQAGIDVIMTRDSDTALAADKTTDLGMRAALGTTTGAQMFVSIHVNSTEAASALRGYGIETWWNNNHPNSQALAQSIQQDAVASTAAYSRGLKNVHTLAVLRLSRIPAALVEIGYTSHPIDGQNLKDSNYLDRVAFGVASGIRDALQAGIGTTWR; translated from the coding sequence ATGGCCAGCCTCCCTGCTTCCCGCGACGCCAGCTCCGGCCTCCGCTCCTGCACCCTCGCGCTGCTCACGGCCCTGACGTTCGGCAGCGGGGCGCACGCCGCCGCCCCCGACCCCTTCCTGCGTTCCGGCCCGGTCGCGCAGCCCCCCACCCTCAGCGGCCCGGCCACACCCGGCAGCGCGGCCCCCGCCCCGGCCCCCGTCACCACCGCCGCGCCCGTGCTGGCCGGGCCGCCCGTGCAGGCGTTCGGTGTGCCGCGCTTCAGCAGCACCGGCGGCAACACCCGCGTCGTGTTCGACCTGCCCGCCGGCCTGCGGTACTCGCTGACGCCCACCTTCAGCGGCCTGCGCCTCGACGTGAACGCCCAGCCGGGCGTGCGCGTGCAGGCGCAGCACGTCCCCGCGCCCGGCGCGGCCGTCAGCGACTACAGCCTCACGCTCGGCAGCGACGGCAGCTCGCAGCTGCTGCTGCAGACGCCGTTCCCGCTCGGCAGCACGCAGGGCTGGACGGCCAGCGAGACGACCATCGCGACCGGCGGCCGCGTCCTCATCCTGAACTTCGGTGCGGCCCTGGGCGGCGGCGCGGAACCCAGCGTGCGCGGCACGGTCCTCGCCGTCGCGCCGCCCGCCATGCCCGGCAGTCCCTCCGCCACCGCGGGCGCGCCCGTCCCCACCGCCGACCAGCTCCCGCCCGGCGACACCGCCAGCGCCCTCGGCTCGAACGCCCTGCCCACCCCCACGCCCGCCCTGCCCGGCAGCAGCGACAGCAGCCGCCTCACGAGCGGCACCGTGCCCGGCACGCCCGCCGGACCCGCCACGCTCGGCGCGCCCCGCATCGGCAAGAACCCTGGCCTGACGCGCGTGGTGCTGGAACTGCCGCCCGCCGCGACCTTCCGCGTCACGCCGCTCCCGCTCGGCCTGCGCATCGACCTGAGCGGCGTGAGCGCCGGACAGCTCACGAGCGCGCCGAACCTCACGCCGGAAGTGCGCGGCTGGAGCGTCGCCCCGAACCTTACGGGCGCGTCCCTGACGCTGCTCACGTCCTCCCCCATCACGCTGCGCAGCGGGTGGCGTGACGTGCTCCTCCCGCCCGCCGACGGCAGCCAGCTCGCCCGCCTCGCCATCGACGTGTCGCCCGCCCTGGCCGACACCAGCCCCCTCGGGCCGCTCGCGCTCGCCCCGCTGCGCAGCGCTCGCCCCGCCATGCTGGCCTTCAGCGGCACGCCGAACCGTCCGCGCGTCGTGCTGGACCCCGGTCACGGCGGCAGCGACCCCGGCGCGATCGGGCAGATCGTGGAAAAGGAAGTGACGCTCGACGTGGCCCGCCGCGTACGCGCCGACCTCGCGCAGGCGGGCATCGACGTGATCATGACGCGCGACAGCGACACCGCCCTCGCCGCCGACAAGACCACCGACCTCGGCATGCGCGCCGCCCTGGGCACGACCACCGGCGCGCAGATGTTCGTGAGCATCCACGTGAACAGCACCGAGGCCGCGTCCGCCCTCAGGGGCTACGGCATCGAGACGTGGTGGAACAACAACCACCCGAACTCGCAGGCGCTCGCGCAGAGCATCCAGCAGGACGCGGTCGCCAGCACCGCCGCGTACTCGCGCGGCCTGAAGAACGTCCACACGCTCGCCGTGCTGCGCCTGTCGCGCATCCCGGCCGCCCTCGTGGAGATCGGGTACACCAGTCACCCCATTGACGGGCAGAACCTCAAGGACAGCAACTACCTCGACCGGGTGGCGTTCGGCGTCGCGTCCGGCATCCGCGACGCGCTGCAGGCCGGGATCGGCACCACCTGGCGCTGA
- a CDS encoding AzlD domain-containing protein, which produces MNVLLTMLGMWAVTFASRYLGLSLGGVRLPPFWLAFLRFVPVSVFAALVVPDVANAADAPRRAVAALVAGLLMWRSRQLALGILGGFGTYWLLRWLGLG; this is translated from the coding sequence GTGAACGTGCTGCTCACCATGCTGGGCATGTGGGCCGTGACCTTCGCGTCCCGGTACCTGGGCCTCAGTCTGGGCGGCGTGCGCCTCCCGCCGTTCTGGCTGGCGTTCCTGCGGTTCGTGCCGGTGAGCGTGTTCGCGGCGCTGGTCGTGCCGGACGTGGCGAACGCCGCGGACGCCCCCAGGCGCGCCGTGGCGGCGCTGGTGGCGGGCCTGCTGATGTGGCGCTCCCGTCAGCTCGCGCTGGGCATCCTGGGCGGGTTCGGCACGTACTGGCTGCTGCGCTGGCTCGGGCTGGGCTGA
- a CDS encoding AzlC family ABC transporter permease has product MRVARSPFLSGFTAMLPLWLGVAPFAVAYAVTARAAHLSVLDTQLMSLTVFAGASQFAAAGLFGQGASALAVVGTTFLLNVRHVLYGLSLAQSLPLHGWRRGLAAQFLTDEAYGVVIAAPQGTLSLPFLLGAELSLYVVWNAFTLLGALVGAFIPDPAAVGADVIFPLAFLGLLVPLLTSRVTLIVAAGSGLLAWAVSRVLPGGLTVLIAGVGGALLGAALTSRGAGDAGGREP; this is encoded by the coding sequence ATGCGTGTGGCCCGCTCGCCGTTCCTGTCGGGCTTCACGGCGATGCTGCCGCTGTGGCTGGGCGTCGCGCCGTTCGCGGTGGCGTACGCGGTCACGGCGCGCGCCGCCCACCTGAGCGTGCTGGACACGCAGCTCATGAGCCTCACGGTGTTCGCGGGCGCGTCGCAGTTCGCGGCGGCAGGCCTGTTCGGACAGGGGGCGAGCGCGCTCGCAGTGGTGGGCACCACGTTCCTGCTGAACGTCCGGCACGTCCTGTACGGCCTCAGCCTCGCGCAGAGCCTCCCGCTGCACGGGTGGCGGCGCGGGCTGGCCGCGCAGTTCCTGACGGACGAGGCGTACGGCGTGGTGATCGCCGCGCCGCAGGGCACGCTCAGCCTGCCGTTCCTGCTGGGCGCGGAACTCAGCCTGTACGTCGTGTGGAACGCCTTCACGCTGCTGGGCGCCCTGGTGGGGGCGTTCATTCCGGACCCGGCGGCGGTGGGCGCGGACGTGATCTTCCCGCTGGCGTTCCTGGGCCTGCTCGTGCCGCTCCTCACGTCGCGCGTCACGCTGATCGTGGCGGCCGGGTCGGGCCTGCTCGCGTGGGCGGTGTCGCGCGTCCTGCCGGGCGGCCTGACGGTCCTGATCGCCGGGGTGGGCGGCGCGCTGCTCGGCGCGGCCCTCACCTCCAGGGGCGCGGGGGACGCGGGCGGGCGGGAACCGTGA
- a CDS encoding amino acid ABC transporter permease: MNDLLIGFRAILSGDYPALLWAGLQLTLGVSVSALLVSVLLGTLLGVVRTFRVPLLCTLGNAYVEVVRGVPLIVLLSVVYYGLPALGVTLQGFPAAVLALGLYSAAYTSEIVRGGLRSVPDGQLEAARSLGLSRVQSLRFVVLPQAWRVALPALGNEFVSLILGSSLASAVTLQELFAQGKYITNATYRQFEVYAVLAVVYFLLTFTLTRLVRLMERRLSRGERLPERRVI; the protein is encoded by the coding sequence GTGAATGACCTGCTCATCGGCTTCCGGGCCATCCTGTCGGGGGACTACCCGGCGCTGCTGTGGGCGGGGCTACAGCTGACGCTCGGCGTGAGCGTGTCGGCGCTGCTGGTGTCGGTGCTGCTGGGGACGCTGCTGGGCGTCGTGCGGACCTTCCGGGTGCCGCTGCTCTGCACGCTGGGCAACGCGTACGTGGAGGTGGTGCGCGGCGTGCCGCTCATCGTGCTGCTGAGCGTGGTGTATTACGGGCTGCCCGCGCTGGGCGTGACGCTGCAGGGCTTCCCGGCGGCGGTGCTGGCGCTGGGGCTGTACTCGGCGGCGTACACGTCCGAGATCGTGCGCGGCGGCCTGCGGAGCGTGCCGGACGGGCAGCTGGAAGCGGCGCGCAGCCTGGGCCTGTCGCGCGTGCAGTCCCTGAGGTTCGTGGTGCTGCCGCAGGCGTGGCGGGTGGCGCTCCCGGCGCTCGGGAACGAGTTCGTGTCGCTGATCCTGGGCAGCAGTCTGGCGAGCGCGGTGACGCTGCAGGAACTGTTCGCGCAGGGCAAGTACATCACGAACGCCACGTACCGGCAGTTCGAGGTGTACGCGGTGCTGGCCGTCGTGTACTTCCTGCTGACCTTCACCCTGACGCGCCTCGTGCGCCTGATGGAGCGCCGCCTGTCGCGCGGGGAGCGGCTGCCGGAACGGCGGGTCATCTGA